In Streptomyces nojiriensis, one genomic interval encodes:
- a CDS encoding peptidoglycan-binding domain-containing protein has product MTEDTREVAPDEPAAEAAEAAEVEEVEDAEEAEEADGAEASAGLSRRRTWVAAVAAGAVLLSAAGVAASLVIKSPAQTAAEAGPPPLDVLIARVEKRVLRDTVILRGTVTSAQAVQVTPTVTGGEGAGPAVVTKVAVRQGDKVEAGKVLLEVSGRPVFALPGGLPVYRDLKPGATGDDVKQLQKALAGLGHGTGSDAAGTFGAGTKAALGAFYKSIGYDPLPAVADRGEAVKSAEDAVTSAERSLEDAKAAAANTGTGGTGGTGGTGSTGSTGSTGSTGTTGTSGTTGTTGSTGTTGGSGTKSSGGSGGGGKGSGQDGARAVARAQEDLRKARERLAEARAAAGPMLPVGEVVFLESFPARADSVTVRPGSPVSGSAMSLSAGALVVRGQLQEHQKGLVHAGQKVEILSEISGVTAAAEVQSVADTAQSAPAPGTGSNGGQGQGQGQGQGQGQQAPAPGGPSGYEMLVRPLAPLDTKLVGQDVRLTVEAAATDGNALVVPVSAVSAQADGRTIVTVVDGTGAQHRVEVRPGTTGDGYVEVRPTGDGTLADGDSVVIGVNPGVANKQPGKQNDGKSGGTGGGGKSGGGS; this is encoded by the coding sequence ATGACGGAGGACACAAGGGAAGTCGCGCCCGACGAACCCGCCGCGGAGGCTGCGGAGGCCGCGGAGGTCGAGGAGGTCGAGGACGCCGAAGAGGCCGAAGAGGCCGACGGCGCCGAGGCTTCCGCCGGTCTGTCCCGGCGCCGCACCTGGGTGGCGGCCGTCGCGGCGGGGGCGGTCCTGCTCTCCGCCGCCGGCGTCGCCGCCTCGCTGGTGATCAAGTCGCCCGCCCAGACCGCCGCGGAGGCGGGTCCGCCGCCCCTGGACGTACTCATCGCACGCGTCGAGAAGCGCGTGCTGCGCGACACCGTCATCCTGCGCGGCACGGTCACCTCGGCGCAGGCCGTCCAGGTCACCCCGACCGTCACGGGCGGGGAGGGTGCGGGCCCGGCCGTGGTCACCAAGGTCGCCGTCCGCCAGGGCGACAAGGTCGAGGCGGGCAAGGTGCTCCTGGAGGTGTCCGGGCGCCCCGTCTTCGCGCTCCCCGGCGGGCTGCCGGTGTACCGGGACCTGAAGCCGGGTGCCACCGGCGACGACGTGAAGCAGTTGCAGAAGGCCCTGGCCGGGCTCGGCCACGGCACCGGATCCGACGCGGCCGGCACCTTCGGCGCGGGTACCAAGGCCGCGCTGGGCGCCTTCTACAAGTCGATCGGCTACGACCCGCTGCCCGCGGTGGCCGACCGCGGCGAGGCCGTGAAGTCCGCCGAGGACGCGGTCACTTCCGCCGAGCGCTCCCTGGAGGACGCCAAGGCCGCCGCCGCGAACACCGGCACCGGCGGCACGGGCGGCACGGGCGGTACCGGGAGCACGGGCAGCACGGGCAGCACGGGCAGCACGGGTACGACGGGCACCTCCGGCACCACGGGTACGACGGGAAGTACCGGTACCACGGGCGGCTCGGGCACCAAGAGTTCCGGCGGCAGCGGTGGTGGTGGCAAGGGATCCGGCCAGGACGGCGCCCGCGCGGTCGCCCGTGCCCAGGAGGACCTGCGCAAGGCCCGCGAGCGCCTCGCCGAGGCCCGGGCGGCTGCCGGCCCCATGCTCCCGGTCGGCGAGGTCGTCTTCCTGGAGTCCTTCCCGGCCCGCGCCGACTCGGTCACCGTCCGCCCCGGCTCCCCGGTCAGCGGCTCCGCGATGTCCCTGTCGGCGGGTGCGCTCGTCGTCCGCGGCCAGCTCCAGGAACACCAGAAGGGCCTGGTCCACGCAGGCCAGAAGGTCGAGATCCTCTCCGAGATCAGCGGGGTCACGGCAGCCGCCGAGGTGCAGTCGGTCGCCGACACCGCGCAGTCGGCGCCCGCGCCGGGCACCGGGTCCAACGGCGGCCAGGGACAGGGCCAGGGCCAAGGCCAGGGGCAGGGCCAGCAGGCTCCCGCCCCCGGCGGGCCGAGCGGCTACGAGATGCTCGTACGCCCCCTCGCCCCGCTGGACACCAAGCTCGTCGGCCAAGACGTCCGGCTGACCGTGGAAGCCGCCGCGACCGACGGCAACGCGCTCGTCGTCCCGGTGTCCGCGGTCTCCGCCCAGGCCGACGGCCGCACCATCGTCACCGTGGTCGACGGTACGGGTGCCCAGCACCGCGTCGAGGTCCGGCCCGGCACCACCGGTGACGGCTACGTGGAGGTCCGGCCCACCGGGGACGGCACCCTCGCGGACGGCGACTCCGTGGTCATCGGCGTCAACCCCGGCGTCGCGAACAAGCAGCCCGGCAAGCAGAACGACGGGAAGAGCGGCGGGACCGGCGGGGGCGGCAAGAGTGGCGGCGGTTCATGA
- a CDS encoding DUF397 domain-containing protein, with protein MSAALKWFKSSHSSPDGDQCVEVAHGATQVHVRDSKVQDGPVLELGPASWAALTGWVGR; from the coding sequence ATGAGCGCCGCACTGAAGTGGTTCAAGTCCAGTCACAGTAGTCCCGACGGCGACCAGTGCGTGGAAGTCGCCCATGGTGCGACCCAGGTCCACGTCCGGGACTCGAAGGTCCAGGACGGCCCCGTCCTGGAGCTCGGGCCGGCGAGCTGGGCGGCGCTGACCGGGTGGGTCGGCCGGTAG
- a CDS encoding VOC family protein, protein MNGPYKPGTPCWIDLMVPDQQAALDFYCDLFGWQGEIGPAEQGGYSVCTLKGRPVAGIMKAMNPDGTVPDPMPPTVWTTYLSTDSLDSTLKSVTDAHGTVMMGPMDVMDLGRMAVVTDPTGAVFGLWQPGSFDGAGIVNEHGALIWNELSTSDVPAAAAFYSAILPITTAASHMPGAEGYTEFKASGRVVGGMMNLDQSPPGTPPNWLPYFHVDNVDEIQAAAVRAGANVLAPAFDMVAGRMAVMTDPQGGPFAVITSTVTEQPA, encoded by the coding sequence ATGAACGGCCCCTACAAGCCCGGCACTCCCTGCTGGATCGACCTGATGGTCCCCGACCAGCAGGCAGCCCTCGACTTCTACTGCGACCTGTTCGGCTGGCAGGGCGAGATCGGCCCGGCCGAGCAGGGCGGCTACTCCGTCTGCACCCTCAAGGGCCGGCCGGTCGCCGGCATCATGAAGGCGATGAACCCGGACGGCACCGTCCCGGACCCGATGCCGCCGACCGTGTGGACCACGTACCTGTCCACCGACTCCCTCGACTCCACCCTCAAGTCGGTCACCGACGCCCACGGCACCGTCATGATGGGCCCGATGGACGTCATGGACCTCGGACGGATGGCCGTCGTCACCGACCCGACCGGTGCCGTGTTCGGCCTGTGGCAGCCGGGCTCCTTCGACGGTGCCGGCATCGTCAACGAGCACGGCGCGCTCATCTGGAACGAGCTCAGCACCAGCGACGTCCCCGCCGCCGCCGCGTTCTACTCCGCCATCCTGCCGATCACCACGGCCGCCTCCCACATGCCCGGCGCCGAGGGGTACACGGAGTTCAAGGCCTCCGGGCGCGTGGTGGGCGGGATGATGAACCTCGACCAGTCGCCGCCCGGCACTCCCCCGAACTGGCTGCCGTATTTCCACGTCGACAACGTCGACGAGATCCAGGCCGCCGCCGTACGGGCCGGGGCCAACGTCCTCGCCCCCGCCTTCGACATGGTGGCGGGCCGCATGGCCGTCATGACCGACCCGCAGGGCGGACCCTTCGCGGTGATCACCTCGACGGTCACGGAGCAGCCCGCCTGA
- a CDS encoding helix-turn-helix domain-containing protein, whose protein sequence is MKMVGAMVAAARIAKNLTQKQLGELVRLDAETIASIEQGRRALMPNVAELMDFHLGLPGLLTVAALEMPERDASPPWSEEYMELEKEAIALDWYEAMVVPGVLQTENYMRALFRCRVPAFLPEEIEALIVRRLSRVQMLHQQHPPSFSFVISETVLRDRIGGDAIWVEQVRHLLACMEIPHVTMQILPLGQTYHPALSGSFTMLETPEHVHRGYFEGQRGSKLVTDPDDVSILAQRYAMLRTQALNPHETRGLLDRMLGEL, encoded by the coding sequence ATGAAGATGGTCGGCGCGATGGTGGCCGCAGCCCGCATCGCCAAGAACCTGACCCAGAAGCAGCTGGGCGAACTGGTCCGGCTGGACGCGGAGACCATCGCGTCGATCGAGCAGGGCCGCCGCGCGCTGATGCCGAACGTCGCCGAGCTGATGGACTTCCACCTGGGCCTGCCGGGACTGCTGACCGTGGCGGCCCTGGAGATGCCCGAGCGGGATGCGAGCCCTCCCTGGTCGGAGGAGTACATGGAGCTCGAGAAGGAAGCCATCGCCCTCGACTGGTACGAGGCCATGGTCGTTCCGGGAGTCCTCCAGACCGAGAACTACATGCGGGCACTCTTCCGCTGCCGCGTACCGGCATTCCTCCCGGAGGAGATCGAGGCGCTGATCGTCCGACGGCTCTCCCGGGTGCAGATGCTGCATCAGCAACACCCGCCGAGCTTCTCCTTCGTGATCTCGGAAACGGTACTCCGCGACCGGATCGGCGGCGACGCAATCTGGGTCGAGCAGGTACGCCACCTGCTGGCCTGCATGGAGATCCCCCACGTCACCATGCAGATTCTGCCTCTCGGCCAGACGTACCATCCAGCCCTTTCGGGCTCGTTCACCATGCTGGAAACACCTGAACACGTGCACCGCGGCTACTTCGAAGGGCAGCGTGGCAGCAAGCTCGTAACCGACCCTGATGACGTCAGCATCCTGGCCCAGCGGTATGCAATGCTGCGAACCCAGGCCCTCAACCCCCACGAGACAAGGGGTCTGTTGGACCGCATGCTAGGAGAGCTATGA
- a CDS encoding ABC transporter permease yields MKLPQLRRSRTTVRVEPSRFAARDNVSEAFAGVLQRPARSALTALGTVLGVGTFVAVLGLTATTSSQIDSRFNLLTATEVTVEDIAREKNNFAGPGFPADADLRVERLGGVQHAGVLFKVRLDSTTGGVRSAPVGGAKGGSENTDVIAASPGALQAAVPQMAQGRLYDEYHSRTKQRVAVLGSAVAARLGITTLDTRPAVFIGSEPFTVIGIVQDVRRKSDLLLSVAVPRTTAEEIWGPPQSSGTTMLISTDVGAAQQVARLAPTALRPDHPEYLKALPPPDPRTLRSGVTSDLEQLFLILAGICLVIGAVGIANTTLVAVLERTGEIGLRRALGARGRHITTQFLAESGALGTLGGLVGTSLGTLTVVGVAVIREWTPVIHPATVASAPLLGLVTGVLAGLYPAWRAARIEPAEALRR; encoded by the coding sequence ATGAAACTGCCCCAGCTCCGCCGGTCCCGCACCACCGTCCGCGTCGAGCCCTCCCGCTTCGCCGCCCGCGACAACGTCTCGGAGGCCTTCGCCGGAGTACTGCAGCGACCGGCCCGTTCGGCGCTGACCGCACTCGGGACGGTCCTCGGCGTCGGCACCTTCGTCGCCGTCCTCGGCCTGACCGCCACCACCTCGTCCCAGATCGACAGCCGCTTCAACCTGCTCACCGCCACCGAGGTGACCGTCGAGGACATCGCCCGCGAGAAGAACAACTTCGCCGGCCCCGGATTCCCGGCCGACGCGGACCTCCGCGTCGAGCGGCTGGGCGGGGTCCAGCACGCGGGCGTCCTCTTCAAGGTCCGCCTCGACTCCACCACCGGAGGCGTCCGCTCCGCCCCGGTCGGCGGCGCCAAGGGCGGCAGCGAGAACACCGACGTGATCGCCGCCTCCCCCGGCGCGCTGCAGGCCGCCGTCCCCCAAATGGCCCAGGGCCGCCTCTACGACGAGTACCACTCCAGGACCAAGCAGCGCGTGGCCGTCCTCGGTTCGGCCGTCGCCGCCCGCCTCGGCATCACCACCCTGGACACCCGGCCGGCCGTCTTCATCGGCTCCGAGCCCTTCACCGTGATCGGCATCGTCCAGGACGTGCGGCGCAAGTCCGACCTGCTCCTCTCGGTCGCGGTACCCCGCACCACCGCCGAGGAGATCTGGGGCCCGCCCCAGAGCAGCGGCACCACCATGCTGATCTCGACCGATGTCGGTGCCGCCCAGCAGGTCGCCCGCCTGGCCCCCACGGCGCTGCGTCCCGACCACCCCGAGTACCTCAAGGCCCTCCCGCCGCCGGACCCGCGCACCCTGCGCTCCGGCGTCACCTCCGACCTGGAGCAGCTCTTCCTGATCCTGGCCGGGATCTGCCTGGTCATCGGCGCCGTCGGCATCGCCAACACCACGCTGGTCGCCGTCCTGGAACGCACCGGCGAGATCGGTCTGCGCCGCGCCCTCGGCGCCCGCGGCCGCCACATCACGACCCAGTTCCTGGCCGAATCGGGCGCGCTGGGCACCCTGGGCGGGCTCGTCGGCACCTCATTGGGCACCCTCACGGTGGTGGGCGTCGCCGTCATCCGCGAATGGACCCCGGTCATCCACCCGGCCACCGTCGCGTCGGCGCCCCTCCTCGGCCTGGTCACCGGCGTGCTGGCCGGTCTCTACCCGGCCTGGCGGGCCGCCCGCATCGAGCCCGCCGAGGCGCTCCGCCGCTGA
- a CDS encoding ATP-binding protein → MNPTIQAALVRERLYLRSPRTVAAARQFTRDTLRAWGVAERQDEMLLCVSELATNALRHGVPRGRGYLLRLFGFEDATIRIEVHDGGPGLTRIGERPHGRGLTLVTALADEWGVLARSPGKVVWCEFRTGRP, encoded by the coding sequence GTGAATCCAACTATTCAGGCGGCGCTCGTACGCGAGCGTCTCTACCTGCGCTCACCCCGAACCGTCGCAGCTGCGCGCCAGTTCACACGTGACACCTTGCGGGCGTGGGGGGTGGCCGAGCGCCAGGACGAGATGTTGCTCTGCGTGAGCGAGCTGGCCACCAACGCCCTGCGGCACGGCGTCCCGCGCGGCCGCGGTTACCTGCTGCGGCTGTTCGGCTTCGAGGACGCGACCATCCGCATCGAGGTGCACGACGGCGGGCCCGGACTGACACGGATCGGCGAGCGGCCGCACGGCCGGGGCCTCACCCTCGTCACCGCGCTCGCCGACGAGTGGGGGGTGCTGGCGCGGAGCCCCGGAAAGGTCGTCTGGTGCGAGTTCCGAACCGGGCGCCCGTGA
- a CDS encoding ABC transporter ATP-binding protein yields MTEATTEATTEDETPVIEFRQVGLTYPGPPPVAAFKPCDLTIRRGEFVTVVGPSGSGKSTFLNIAGLLDAPTAGHYLLDGIDTGALGDNDRTALRGRRIGFVFQSFHLLPHRSALENVALAMLYNGVPRKERPARAREALTRVGLGHRLSAVPSRLSGGERQRVAIARALVARPSLLLCDEPTGNLDSANADTVLALLDELHADGMTVLVITHDQEVAAHGGRTVAIRDGVLREQAPA; encoded by the coding sequence ATGACCGAGGCCACGACCGAGGCCACGACCGAGGACGAGACGCCCGTCATCGAGTTCCGGCAGGTGGGCCTGACGTACCCGGGCCCGCCACCGGTGGCCGCCTTCAAACCGTGCGATCTCACCATCCGGCGCGGTGAGTTCGTCACCGTCGTCGGCCCCTCGGGCTCCGGCAAGTCCACCTTCCTCAACATCGCCGGCCTGCTCGACGCCCCCACCGCCGGCCACTACCTCCTCGACGGCATCGACACCGGCGCGCTGGGCGACAACGACCGGACCGCCCTGCGCGGCCGCCGCATCGGCTTCGTCTTCCAGTCCTTCCACCTGCTGCCGCACCGCTCGGCCCTGGAGAACGTCGCCCTCGCCATGCTCTACAACGGCGTACCCCGCAAGGAGCGCCCCGCCCGCGCCCGGGAGGCCCTGACCCGGGTCGGGCTCGGCCACCGCCTCTCCGCGGTGCCCTCCCGGCTGTCCGGCGGCGAACGCCAACGCGTGGCCATCGCCCGGGCCCTGGTCGCCCGGCCGTCGCTGCTGCTGTGCGACGAACCCACCGGAAACCTCGACTCCGCCAACGCCGACACCGTGCTGGCCCTCCTGGACGAGCTCCACGCCGACGGGATGACCGTGCTCGTCATCACCCACGACCAGGAGGTCGCCGCACACGGCGGCCGGACCGTCGCGATCCGCGACGGCGTACTGCGCGAACAGGCCCCCGCATGA